TGTGGTTTGGGAACATCTTCTGATCCAGATTCATACGCAGACTTTGAGATCAGAGTTTCAAATGGTGAGTTTGTACTAACAGCCACTGAAGTCAAAGTGTAGAGATCCCCTGACTAGCTCTCCTATAGAAAATCTGAACACTTTTACTATAAGCAGTTTAATTAATTATAAGTTACTACTTTTAATGACAGCTACTGTCATGGTACAGCATAAAACAGCTGAAACTGACCCGGGTCAGCTGATATGACATTACTCTAGCAACTGTTCATATGATACAGGAAATATGATCATAATGCAACTACTTTCAGGAAACACAGACTAATTAATGTTCTTCTTTTTCAAAGATCTGGATAAAAACGTTGGTTTTTATCGCACACAAACTGAGGGAAAAGCAATCACATTGACATGTGTCGATAGTCCATCTGGAAAGAGAAAGTTCTTTTGTAAGAATCAGTGTAAGAATGAAGGGGAGATCCTCATTGACACAACTAATAACAGAGCTAATAGTGGCAGATACAGCATCAAATACAGAGCAGGATCTCTGTTTGGACTGTATGCAACCATCACACAGCTGACCAAGTCAGACACAGGACGGTACAGCTGTGGTTATGGAAACCCTCTGTCTCCAGATTTATACAAcagtgatgatgttgttgtcATTGATGGTAAGttgtgtgttcttttttttttttcaaaatagtacaaactttttttttattctttgataagttttttgtttggtttttggaaAATCAAAAACTCAAAATTTGCTCCAAATCTCGTCCCGGATGCCTTTCCTGACACAACCTTCCCATTTTTCTgatttctgtgtttgctgatatttgttGAGCTGACAGTAATGCTGAATTTAAAATGTCCTGCCACTAAAAAAGTAACTCCCTtcattcttcctcctcttttgtAGTGCTAGCTCTAGTTTGAAGGACCTGCACTCGTTCCGGTCCATTTTAACTCCAGAGTAGAAAAGATGATATAGTTGAAACAAAAGTAACGAGCCTGTATTTGAAATgtagaaaatacagaaatttgtgttaaaatgtggggagtaaaagtaaaaagttactCAAGTAAACTACGGACACTTGAAAATTTTCTTTcagtacaaaaacaaagtatttgtatcactaataataataattgttgtTCAGACTTAAATAATAGCTTCCCGGCTGATGCCACCTCAACACATGTGTTACAGTAATACTGCAGTGATGGTATTATGCTTATCTGACAACCTAAACCTGCTTTAAAGTGTCTCAAATATGGCTTGAAACATTAATGATGAAGTTTTATATCAGCTCATGTTATTTTAgtaatttaaaatctaaaaactTGTTAAAAAAGTGTGTGTATCATTTGTAAAAACATCTGCAGAAATTGTGATtgtaaatctaaaataaaaaaaaaaatctgaaattgtCGCCATAGTTTAACCTTGAAAAGCTACACAGCCACTGTAACCATCTGTAAACAACTTAAATAGTCTGTGCTAGTCTGTGctaattaaaaatttaatttaatcatttGAAGAGTATGACCTCATCAGCTGATGTGAATAGACTGAGATCACTTATCTGAAACTATCTGAAAGGCTTCATTATAATGTAAAAGCTGCCTTTTGTGTTTGATTAATGTTTGGATTTTTGTGCATCACCACTGATTTGGTAttccatttttttgtgtttactgttCACAGCTTCAAACCCACCTACCTCCACACCACAAataacgacaacaacaacaaccacaacaacaacaacaacaacaagaacaacagcACAGAGTCAGAGTTTCACTGCAGGAGTCTCTGCACCTTCATCAAATTGTCCTGAGTCCTTCTTTCCTCTGGGTGTTTGCGTGTCATTGGTTGGTGTTTTGCTGATGGCTGTTTTCTTCCTGCTCCTCTACATTTGTAAGACAAGGAGGAACACTGGACTGAAGACAAGTGAAAATGCAGATGACAAAAACATGGAGGTGAGTTTTTTTGTTATGTAGGTTTCAGAATGAAAGTGCAATATGCTGCAGTTCTGCTGGTCTTCTTATCACAGTAACGTTGTTACAGTACAtcagattttgtttttcctttctctggAAAGAACTTAGTGCTTCTTATTTTTAAACTCTCACTTGTTTCAATTCTGCGTCTTAtgtttaatattactcttttgtttttcaggtcaCATATGAGAACTGGACTCCAATCTCCAAAGCTGAAAAGTCCAGGACAAAAACCTACTCTTCATCATTAAACACAGGAGTCTAAAAATTAAACACTGATAGAAAATCGTCTGACACCCTCCAAATTTTCAGTGTAACTGTGTTTATGTCTTTCAGCCTGTTCCTGAAACTTAATCACACTTCAAATCTGATGTGGTAGTTTGATTTAGTAAATTCTTTAATTTTTGTAACTAACAGAAGTTGGTTGCTGATGATGTTGTGGATTTATTTGTTTGGGTGGTCTAAGCTTCACAAAATCTGGGGTTGTTCCGAGCTCCAATAGTGAGCTCAGTTTTTGATGCCAATGCTGGTTAGCAGAAGATCTGGCGAAGAGTCGGGTCTACGCTGGTCTTAAATACAGCCATGATAATGAGCTCCAGGTGGGGCTCCAGGGAGTAGTGATGTGTCATGTGCAAAAGGGCTTTGCAGTGAATCAGAAGAGCCAACTACCATTGATTGAGAATCCGTTCAGTCAGCGAGTGAAACGGTAGACAGCGGTGAGCAGGAGAGTGCGAGTgcatcacaaaaacacataaatatgactGACTCCAGTAAACAAAGCAGCATCTGACTGCAGTTTAAAGAAGAAGCAGATACTAACAGAGGAGAAACCAAATCAGCCCATCCAAGCTGAGGGATTTGAGTTTTCTGAAAGTTTTTTGAATTTCAGCCTGCACTGAGGACAAACTGTTTGGCTGCTGAGTTTGGTTTCTGTTCTGTGGatttgtttgcagtgttttgtttttgtgttaaattaaaattacagCATACAGGGCCGACTGCACACTCAGTCCAAAACAGCAGCCCCTGAATGAATGTTCAGCCTTTTAAAGACACAGGTGTGCCCAATCAGTCGCTGATTGGCCTGGCATCCCTCAGATGGTCCAATAGACTTTCTCTGCACCACAGGTTGCAACACTCAAATTTGCTTGGAGATAGGCTGGCTAGCTTCTTACAAGGCCAGGGGCCGTAACATGGACAACAGCACCACATGTGCTGATACATTATTGAATCAAATAAATGTTGAACTATACTCACTCCAGTATTAGAGATAAACATAATGTTCTGTATGTATAGATAGTTGGCCTATGATATTGTAATAGTTTATTAATCAAGTAATTATTAATTTGTTATTTCATCATTGTCACATGGTTTTATTTCAACACCAATTTGAATAACACTTGGAAGAAGAGGGATGGAGTGTGGCGTCAGTGTTTTGTGCAAATAATCCCACAGGAACAGGAGTCCACAGAGAACAGATAGAGAAGGAGGAGAGCCGGAAAACAAAGGTTGGTGTTGATTattataaaattaaattagattaaaataaataaataaataaaacagaagttaTTTTCAGTTCCACTGTATTTTGTCAATTCTGCAGTTTTACGATTAACTGTGTCACAAAaagttgattcatggtttggaAATCATAAGAACTGTTAGAACTTTGAATATGTGATAAAAACATCTCAAAAACTTTGTGTTTTCAAGACTTTTTCATCACATATAACACAAATCATCCATACAGTACtatacagtatgtgttttataAACTCTATAGTTTTCTGACTAAATCTGTACAAGTTGTTTTATATTATCAAAATATCATAAGGCTTTTGAGTCAGTACGTGAAAAAAGAGAACACTGTGGACGAACAGTTTAGGAAGGAAACACAAAGGTTTTATGTGTTTAAATTCTGAGTCAGagttttttcagcagcatattgtgaaagaaaatgaaaaatatgaaaataaatctCGAGGGACATTTGAATGTACTTTAAATACAGCTTTACATATTTCCTTCTACTGAGGAAATATGTAAAGCAGAACTAAAATCACAGTAGAGGTGAGACAGTGACAGATGGTGTAGTTAatgcctctgttttttttttttttgatatacAAAACTCTGCACATGATTTAAATTCTTTCCACTTGTTGTCCTAATGgacaaaataaacagcagcgGGTGGATGAAGCCCAGTCTGGCACATAGTGCATATTTGTGCAGTGTGTGGTAGTCAAAGAAGAAATGCAGGACATCAGTGAAGTGAAGGTCTGCATTAGTGTAGAGTAATCTTAGTGGTtgatttgtatgtgtatgtcTATTGCAGAACGGTTTTTTCATAGTTTTCCActgtttcagttatttttgtttttgtttgattttttacCATGTTTGAATTGACTGTTTTGAGGCAGGAGGCGGAGTGGGGTTGAACTATCTTTTGAACAAATAATTGCATATAGACACATTGTTCCCATGAAGAGAAACACGGAGGAAGCTCAGAAACATTATGATATAAACTTTAATAATCTTTTGTCCCAGATGTTTCTCTcacattttttggggggggagagTTGAATAAACAAACCATTTAAAGGCTAAACagacaaaatgtaattttattcaaatgatttggcttttttccttctttttattcCCGCTGTCTTACTATTTATATTCCATTTCTGCACAGTTGGTGTGAAGCACCCAAAATTTTGTTGTTGTGAAATGAGAATgaagagctattctattctttttTCCCCAGATGTTGGCAAAGGCATCATTCTTCAATTTGGATCTGCAGCTCTCCTCCATGAACACCTCCCTCCCTCTGTTCTTGCACTGCCTCATCTCTGAACCGAGCTCCTTCATCTATCGTGCATTTAGCATCACCACCATCTTCCTCGTCCTCCCCATCTGCATCCTCATCCTCCAACATGGTCTCCAAGAATGGTGGAAAAAAGGCTCCACCTTCATGGAAGTAACACTGAGTCACTCTGACTGCTTCACCTACAACATCGTCATCATGGACCTGCTTGCTGTCTTTGGGTCTATCTTCGGCTTACATAGTATCATCGTTAATAATTTAAACATGTTATTCTGGGCGTTCTTTCTTTACTCTATCTGCTGGTTTGGACTGATTTTCTTTCACATGCTGACTTGTGTGGAGCACTACATGGCTGCTGTTCATCCCATCACTTATCGAAGcttaagaaaacaaagaggGGTCCGAATAAGGATAATCAGCATAGGCTGTGTTtggctgctttgctttgctATAGCAGGTTGCATAATTATAGAAGATATCATCCTCGCCATTGTGAATTTTTGTCTCTTGACATTGTCTTTAACCGTCTCCTCCTTCTGCAGCCTTTCTGTTCTCCGTGTCTTAATTCATCCAGGCCCAAGAGAAGAGAGCAGGAACAGGGACAGGGTTGACCAATCAAAGAAGAGAGCATTTTACACCATTGTGACCATACTGGGAATGATGGCGTTGAAATTTTGTTGGGATCTGTATTGGTCTGTAGTGTATATTACAGGAGGACTTAATGGATGCATGTTGATGTCATGGGGTGTCTGGTTCAATCTTCCCAGCAACCTCTTGTTGCCTCTGCTGTTTCTATACAGAAAGGGTAAAGCTGTGTGTTGCAAGAACAACACGCAATGAGTACGAAGAAGAGCGCCTAGGATCATTTGGGGTTGTCTCTTCCTGTAGCTTTTGCGATGAGCAGATGACATCATCTGGAGATCTGACCATGGCCGTGCCACAAGAGCCAAAACTTCCCACTACCAGGGAGGGCCTACTGGGTAATATTCATCACCGACTAGACTTTTTAAACCACCGGTTCCAAACTCCAGTCCAAGAGGGTCGGTGTTCTGAAACTTTTacatgtgtccctgctgcaacatACCTGTGTAAAATTAGTAGATCATTAGCAAGACTATAGAACTttactgcatgctgaggtggcaattcagccatttgatttaTGTTACAGCAGCCCaagagtgaatgaacatggtgcaatacaAATAGATGAAGAAGTACTGTTTTTAAACttacacttttatttaaatttacgtGAGTGAGGTTAGAGGATTCCACCTCAGACTGCAGTCAAGTCTCGCTAATGACCTAcaaattttattcaggtgtgttgcagcagggagacatgtaaaagtttcaggacaccacTCCTGTCTTAAACACGGTGTCAGTTTAGACTTCCTGTATTGGGGAGCGGGTTCCACAGATCAACAATATGTATAATTTCTACATGTTGTATTCTGTTCGAGGGGTGATGAGCTGTTCTGTTTATCTAGCAATAATAGAGTCagtaatatatatgtattttttaaaaagaacgaagaagaagaagcccaGATGTCCCAGTTTTCTACAAGCACTTGAACTCAGCTACATTTGAGGACAAGTTTGAAGAAACCCACATGGACACGTGACTTGATCTGTGTGTGCCAGGTtatttgtgcatgtgtattAACAATCTGTGACTGAGTGAAAAAGATGACACCAGGCAACAGGATTCTGATTTTGGATGTGACAGAGAACTTTTTGTTGGGCATTACACACATCTATATTTTTAATAACACTGCTTTTATTTAATACACGTGTgtataaattaataataacttattaatcattcaatttatttagcacatttaaaaacaacacatgttGACCATAGTGATGtagaaagtaaaacaaacacatacaaagagaacaaaacaaaaactaggtCACAATTAAACGCTAGTGAGTAAAGACAGGATATAAAAATTTCAAGTGTTGGAGAATTCCTAATTTGAAGAGGCAGACTGTTCCAAAGTTCAGCAATTGCAAAGTCACCTCTGTCTTTTAGTCTGCTTCTAGGCACAATCAGAGGCAGCTCATCTGCTTATTTATTACTCACTCTAGTGTTACAGATAAACATAATGTTCATATAAGTAGCTGGGCAATGATACTGTAATAGTTTTTTGAGTGAGTAGTTAATAATTTGTTATTTCATCATTGCAACATGGTTTTATTTGAACGctaatttgaataataattagAGAAGGGAGGAGTGCTGCTCCAGTGTTTTGAGCAAATAATCCCACAGgaacagacagagagggaggagggcCAGAAAACAAAGGTTGATGTTGATTATTATGAAAttcaattatattaaacaaagtTTATTTTCAATTCCAGTGTATTTTGTCAATTCTGCAGTTTTATGACTAACTGTGTCATAAAAAAttgatttgtggttttgaaatcataatatgtgtgtgtgtctgtgtgtctgtgtgtgtacagatTTCAAGATGTATTGACTTAAAATGCTTTTTCATCGCACACGTGATACAGTACTATACAGTATGTTTTCCTGACTAAATTTGTATaagctgttttatattttaagcaTTAAATAAAGTCTTTGAGTCAGTGCATGAAAAAAACACCCTGAACACTGGGGACAGACAGTTTATATTACACATTTAGAGCCACTTTAATCATATTTCTCACTCATTTTTTGCGGTGGCTTCATATATCACACTGACTCATTGTTAATTAAAATTTAACAAGTAACGAAGAAGGGCACCAGTAGAAGAAACGCAaaggttttatttgtttaaattctGAGTCAGagttttttcagcagcatattgtgaaagaaaatgaaaaatatgaaaataaatctCGAGGGATATTTGAATGtactttaaattaattaaaagctttGCATATTTCCTTCTACTAAGTAAAGACTTAATGCAAAACTAAGATCACAGTAGAGGTGAGACAGTGACAGATGGTGTAGTTAATGCCTCTGGTTTATTTGAATATGCAAAACTCTGCAGATCATTTCAATTCTTTCCACTTGTTTTCCCAATGGACCAAATAAACAGCAGCGGGTGGATGAAGCCCAGTCTGGCAAACAAATAATTGCATATAGTGACGGTGTTCCCGTGAAGAGAAACGCAGAGGACgctcagaaacaaacagagTGAGAGTCAGTGGAAAGTAGTCCAATTTCCCAGAAAATCAAGTGTGAGGTGTATGCACCATGCAGCAGCACTACTGTTCATTCTTATTTCCACTGATTCAGTGTGATATGATATAAACTTTAATAATCTTTTGTCCGAGATGTTTCTTGTACATTTAGCTTGACACATGTTGACACATTGACAAATGTCAAAAGACTTGATGGTAAAATGATAGTATCATGTATTGTGTTGCATAATTCACCAAACACACcttaagtttaaaaatgtattttccagTATtactataaaaaacaaaacaaaaacaaaacaagaaaagtttaaagaaagaaacagcagaattttcttttttcttaaaattattttaaatccaATATTTAGTGTAATTACTTTAGAACATTTTAGTATTTCTATCTGATGTTTAGGGATGCTTGTTTCCTCCACCACAGTTTCAGACAGAGGTAAGTCAGACAGTCAAGTTATTGCAAactgttttattattatcacaAAATTTTGACTTATGTCTAAAAACTAGAGATTGGTCTAAAATTTGAGAGAACTGTTGCAtcaagatttctttttttttgagaaatggATGCACTAAGGCATGTTTAAGATCAGCTGGAATGGTTCCTGTTAGAAGACAGGCGTTAATAATGGCTAAAACACTATGTCCAGTAGTGTCAAAGAGTTCTTTGATAATGTCAAGGAGACTACTTCAGCCAGAGTGCACAGAGAAACAGGATCAAAGTGATCAAAAATAACTTTGAAGTATGTCAAATTCATAAGTCAAAATGTATGTTGTCTGCCTAAGTGGACATGTAAAACACTCTTTGAaaagtatgtttttaaaaatgaagatcaaaaataattttttcaaaagaaaaggaTGAATAAAAAGACAAGATCTGGagttcatctttttttccattttctttccgCTTTTCTCCAGGTCCTTCTGAGAGCGCAAGggacatcagaatcagaatcagaatcgtgtttattggccaagtatatgtgcagacaaatacaaggaatttggttccggtagatggtggctctcaagcacagcaatgtaaaacacacacacacacacacacacacgcacacacacacgtctatatatacattacacatgcatacacatacatacacaaagctgtgtaaaccaactataaataactaaacttatgtacataaaatacagaaatgaaatgaggtggaatgaatactacagaatgtacataaggtgcagttgcagtctggcagtgggagcag
The sequence above is a segment of the Oreochromis aureus strain Israel breed Guangdong linkage group 3, ZZ_aureus, whole genome shotgun sequence genome. Coding sequences within it:
- the LOC120438166 gene encoding polymeric immunoglobulin receptor-like translates to MKILHILFFWFWSDPAGLVKAKHNIWSAGEGGNASLNCHLTSTGSTKFFCKEKCERNEDIVIKTDGSTAQSGRLSINYKDGASGRRIVSVTFTQMIKSDSGMYRCGLGTSSDPDSYADFEIRVSNDLDKNVGFYRTQTEGKAITLTCVDSPSGKRKFFCKNQCKNEGEILIDTTNNRANSGRYSIKYRAGSLFGLYATITQLTKSDTGRYSCGYGNPLSPDLYNSDDVVVIDASNPPTSTPQITTTTTTTTTTTTTRTTAQSQSFTAGVSAPSSNCPESFFPLGVCVSLVGVLLMAVFFLLLYICKTRRNTGLKTSENADDKNMEVTYENWTPISKAEKSRTKTYSSSLNTGV